Proteins encoded by one window of Zerene cesonia ecotype Mississippi unplaced genomic scaffold, Zerene_cesonia_1.1 Zces_u012, whole genome shotgun sequence:
- the LOC119839331 gene encoding protein D2-like — translation MSDVQTFFKKHCIIPDVVTIAPSEILNIQYPSGVTVDLGKELTPTQVKDRPIVKWASKDTEYYTLAMVDPDAPSRENPKFREWHHWLVGNIYGGDLNKGEVLSDYIGSGPPKGTGLHRYVFLIFRQQEKCDFSKIPKLPNNSGDKRGKFSISKFAQQFNLGTPVAGNFYMAKYDDYVPKLYAKLKE, via the coding sequence atgtctGATGtgcaaacatttttcaaaaaacaCTGTATTATTCCTGATGTGGTAACTATAGCACCATcagaaattttaaacatacagtATCCAAGTGGAGTAACTGTTGACTTAGGAAAAGAACTTACACCAACGCAAGTTAAAGATAGACCTATTGTAAAATGGGCTAGTAAAGACACTGAATATTATACTTTAGCCATGGTTGACCCAGATGCACCAAGTCGAGAGAATCCCAAATTTAGAGAATGGCATCATTGGTTAGTGGGAAATATTTACGGAGGTGATTTAAACAAGGGTGAAGTTTTGTCGGATTATATTGGTTCGGGTCCACCAAAAGGAACTGGTCTACATCGATACGTCTTTTTGATATTCAGACAACAAGAAAAATGTGACTTTTCTAAAATACCAAAACTTCCTAATAATTCGGGAGACAAAAGAGGAAAATTctctatttcaaaatttgctCAACAATTCAACTTGGGAACACCAGTTGctggaaatttttatatggcTAAATATGATGATTATGTCCCGAAACTATATGCAAAACTCAaggaataa
- the LOC119839338 gene encoding eukaryotic translation initiation factor eIF1 translates to MSIQNLNTFDPFADAIKSSEDDVQDGLVHVRIQQRNGRKTLTTVQGLSSEYDLKKIVRACKKEFACNGTVVEHPEYGEVLQLQGDQRENICQWLTKSGLVKPEQLKVHGF, encoded by the coding sequence ATGTCCATCCAGAATCTCAACACATTCGACCCATTCGCCGATGCTATCAAAAGCTCGGAAGACGATGTTCAAGATGGATTAGTCCACGTCCGGATCCAACAGCGGAACGGACGCAAAACGTTAACAACGGTACAAGGACTCTCGTCGGAATATGACCTGAAGAAGATTGTGCGGGCATGCAAGAAGGAGTTCGCGTGCAACGGTACTGTCGTGGAGCACCCCGAGTACGGCGAGGTGCTGCAGCTGCAGGGCGACCAGCGCGAGAATATTTGCCAGTGGCTCACCAAGTCGGGGCTTGTTAAGCCCGAACAACTCAAAGTTCACGGCTTCTAA